The following proteins are co-located in the Mesorhizobium sp. M1E.F.Ca.ET.045.02.1.1 genome:
- a CDS encoding DegT/DnrJ/EryC1/StrS aminotransferase family protein, whose product MQFIDLGAQRERIRDRLKAAIDRVVEDGRYILGPQVAEFESKLAAFVGVKHVVACANGTDALLLPLFAAGIGPGDAVFVPSFTFAATAEVVALAKAEPVFVDVDPDTYNIDIASLEAAIDMIKKEGRLKPKAIIPVDLFGLAADYEAIMAIAKRENLLVIEDAAQSMGGSADGTMCGAFGHVGSTSFYPAKPLGCYGDGGAMFTNDAVLADKLRSFAFHGKGETQYDNVRVGINSRLDTLQAAILIEKLAILEEEMLARQAVADRYAKGLGDIVKASRNLGHGRSAWAQYAIETPKRDGLKAHLGEKGIPSVIYYVKPLHEQVAYKDYPRTPTGLGVSEKLPKQILCLPMHAYLTEADQDRIIETIRNYIGSNSAHVAAA is encoded by the coding sequence ATGCAGTTCATCGATCTTGGCGCGCAGCGCGAACGAATCCGCGACCGGCTGAAGGCCGCGATCGACCGTGTCGTCGAGGATGGCCGCTATATCCTTGGCCCCCAGGTCGCCGAATTCGAGAGCAAGCTCGCGGCTTTTGTCGGCGTCAAGCATGTCGTGGCCTGCGCCAACGGCACCGATGCGCTGCTTCTGCCGTTGTTTGCCGCCGGCATCGGCCCGGGCGATGCGGTGTTCGTGCCGAGCTTCACCTTCGCCGCGACGGCCGAAGTGGTGGCGCTCGCCAAGGCCGAACCCGTCTTTGTCGACGTCGACCCAGATACCTACAACATCGACATCGCCAGCCTCGAGGCGGCGATCGACATGATCAAGAAGGAAGGCCGCCTGAAGCCGAAGGCGATCATCCCGGTCGACCTGTTCGGGCTTGCCGCCGACTATGAAGCGATCATGGCGATAGCCAAGCGCGAGAACCTGCTGGTGATCGAGGACGCCGCCCAGTCGATGGGTGGCTCGGCCGACGGCACCATGTGCGGCGCCTTCGGCCATGTCGGCTCGACCAGCTTTTATCCGGCCAAGCCTCTCGGCTGCTATGGCGATGGCGGCGCGATGTTCACAAATGATGCTGTGCTGGCCGACAAGCTCAGATCCTTCGCCTTTCACGGCAAGGGGGAGACGCAGTACGACAACGTTCGCGTCGGCATCAATTCGCGCCTCGACACGTTGCAGGCGGCGATCCTGATCGAAAAGCTCGCTATCCTGGAGGAAGAGATGCTGGCACGGCAGGCGGTCGCAGACCGCTATGCCAAGGGGCTCGGCGACATCGTGAAAGCATCGCGCAATCTGGGCCACGGCCGCTCGGCCTGGGCTCAATACGCGATCGAGACGCCGAAGCGCGACGGGCTGAAGGCCCATCTCGGCGAAAAGGGCATCCCGTCGGTCATCTATTATGTGAAGCCGCTGCACGAACAGGTCGCCTACAAGGACTATCCGCGCACGCCGACCGGCCTCGGCGTTTCAGAAAAGCTGCCGAAGCAGATCCTCTGCCTGCCGATGCACGCCTATCTCACCGAAGCCGACCAGGACCGCATCATCGAGACGATCCGCAACTATATCGGCTCGAACTCGGCGCACGTAGCGGCGGCTTGA
- the cysQ gene encoding 3'(2'),5'-bisphosphate nucleotidase CysQ: MLGVFERLALAAGREVMRVFHEGCAVDSKVDNSPVTEADRESEKIILAGLRAAYPDIPCVAEEEVAAGVATPDLDGAFFLVDPLDGTKEFVNRRTDFTVNIALVRHGAPEVGVVFAPCTGRFFSGRPGRAESIEVDKDYGIVGRQPIGVREAGAPLAVVASRSHNTPETDAFIRDLGAAEIVSVGSSLKFCLVAAAEADIYPRFGRTMEWDTAAGDAVLRAAGGMTRSLDGQPLVYGKRNQASDTDFANPHFIATGKSAGA, from the coding sequence ATGCTCGGCGTGTTCGAGCGCCTGGCGCTGGCCGCCGGGCGCGAGGTGATGCGCGTTTTTCACGAAGGCTGCGCGGTCGACAGCAAGGTGGACAACTCGCCGGTGACGGAGGCCGACCGCGAGAGCGAGAAGATCATTCTGGCCGGCCTGCGCGCTGCTTACCCGGACATCCCTTGCGTGGCCGAGGAGGAGGTCGCGGCAGGCGTCGCCACGCCCGACCTCGATGGCGCCTTCTTCCTGGTCGATCCGCTCGACGGCACCAAGGAATTCGTCAATCGCCGCACCGATTTCACCGTCAACATCGCGCTGGTGCGCCATGGCGCGCCGGAAGTCGGCGTCGTCTTCGCGCCCTGCACCGGACGTTTTTTCTCAGGACGGCCGGGCAGGGCGGAATCCATAGAAGTAGATAAGGACTATGGCATCGTCGGTCGCCAGCCGATTGGCGTGCGCGAAGCGGGCGCCCCGCTCGCCGTCGTCGCCAGCCGCTCGCACAACACGCCGGAAACGGACGCTTTCATCCGCGATCTTGGCGCCGCCGAGATCGTCTCGGTCGGCTCCTCGCTGAAATTCTGTCTGGTCGCCGCCGCCGAGGCTGATATCTATCCGCGCTTCGGCCGCACCATGGAATGGGACACGGCGGCGGGCGATGCTGTGCTGCGCGCCGCGGGTGGCATGACGCGCTCCCTGGATGGCCAGCCGCTGGTCTACGGTAAGCGCAACCAGGCGAGCGACACCGATTTCGCCAACCCGCATTTCATTGCGACGGGCAAGAGTGCAGGCGCCTAG
- the cysN gene encoding sulfate adenylyltransferase subunit CysN — translation MRHIMAKSLAPTDSIRDYMAAQEKKSLLRFLTCGSVDDGKSTLIGRLLSDTKQIFEDQLAALERDSRKHGTTGDDVDFALLVDGLEAEREQGITIDVAYRFFATPKRKFIVADTPGHEQYTRNMATGASTADLAIVLIDARQGVLRQTRRHSIIASLLGIRHIVLAVNKIDLVGFDKAVFDQIVEDYSEFAQNLGFTSIVPIPMSARFGDNVTSGSERTPWYCGPSLIEHLETVSVDEAVVELPFRFPVQYVNRPNLDFRGFAGTIASGTVSQGDEVVVAKSGRASRVKRIVAHGGDLELAVAGQAITLVLEDEVEVSRGNMLVSPAARPQVADQFTANIVWFDEQALLPGRSYVLRTETDQVSATVTDLKYRVNVNDFAHEAAKSLEINGVGVCNISTRAPIAFDPFAENRTTGAFILIDRITNATVGAGMILHSLRRAENIHWQSLDVGKRGRSDLKNQRPAVFWFTGLSGSGKSTIANLFEKKLFASGRHTYILDGDNVRHGLNRDLGFTDADRVENIRRVAEVAKLMADAGLIVIVSFISPFSAERRMARELMAEGEFVEVFVDTPFEECARRDPKGLYARALSGEIKNFTGVDSPYEAPENPEIHLETLGRTPEEMAEALEHWLTERDIAQEQYDNGGGI, via the coding sequence ATGCGCCACATCATGGCCAAGAGCCTTGCCCCGACCGACTCGATCCGCGACTACATGGCCGCGCAGGAAAAGAAGTCATTGTTGCGCTTCCTCACCTGCGGCTCGGTCGACGACGGCAAGTCGACGTTGATCGGCCGGCTGCTTTCCGACACCAAACAGATTTTCGAGGACCAGCTCGCGGCCCTCGAGCGCGATTCGCGCAAGCACGGCACCACCGGCGACGACGTCGACTTCGCGCTGCTCGTCGATGGGCTGGAGGCGGAACGCGAGCAGGGCATCACCATCGATGTCGCCTATCGCTTCTTCGCCACACCGAAGCGCAAGTTCATCGTCGCCGACACGCCCGGCCACGAGCAGTACACGCGCAACATGGCGACCGGCGCCTCGACCGCCGATCTCGCCATCGTGCTCATCGATGCCCGCCAGGGCGTGCTGCGCCAGACCAGGCGCCATTCCATCATCGCCTCGCTGCTCGGCATCCGGCATATCGTGCTCGCCGTCAACAAGATCGACCTCGTCGGCTTCGACAAGGCCGTGTTCGACCAGATCGTCGAGGACTATAGCGAGTTTGCGCAGAACCTGGGCTTCACCAGCATCGTGCCGATCCCGATGTCGGCGCGTTTTGGCGATAACGTCACCAGTGGCTCGGAGCGCACGCCCTGGTACTGCGGGCCGTCGCTGATCGAGCATCTGGAAACCGTGTCGGTCGACGAGGCCGTCGTCGAGCTGCCGTTCCGGTTCCCGGTCCAGTATGTGAACCGTCCCAACCTCGATTTCCGCGGCTTTGCCGGCACCATCGCTTCTGGCACGGTTTCGCAAGGCGATGAGGTGGTCGTCGCGAAGTCGGGCAGGGCCTCTCGCGTCAAGCGCATCGTCGCGCATGGCGGCGATCTCGAGCTGGCGGTTGCCGGCCAGGCCATCACGCTCGTCCTCGAGGACGAGGTCGAGGTCTCGCGCGGCAACATGCTGGTGTCGCCGGCAGCTAGACCGCAGGTTGCCGACCAGTTCACCGCCAACATCGTCTGGTTCGACGAGCAGGCGCTGCTGCCTGGACGCTCCTACGTTTTGCGTACTGAAACCGACCAGGTGAGCGCGACCGTCACCGATCTGAAGTACCGGGTCAACGTCAACGATTTTGCGCATGAGGCTGCGAAATCGCTCGAGATCAACGGGGTCGGTGTCTGCAACATCTCGACGCGGGCGCCGATCGCCTTCGATCCCTTCGCCGAGAACCGCACGACCGGCGCTTTCATCCTGATCGACCGCATCACAAACGCCACCGTCGGCGCCGGCATGATCCTGCATTCGCTGCGTCGCGCCGAAAACATCCACTGGCAGTCGCTCGATGTCGGCAAGCGCGGCCGCAGCGACCTGAAGAACCAGCGCCCGGCGGTGTTCTGGTTCACCGGTCTGTCCGGCTCGGGCAAGTCGACCATCGCCAACCTGTTCGAGAAGAAGCTGTTCGCATCCGGCCGCCACACTTATATCCTCGACGGCGACAATGTCCGCCACGGTCTCAACCGCGACCTCGGCTTCACCGACGCGGATCGCGTGGAGAACATCCGCCGTGTCGCCGAGGTGGCTAAGCTGATGGCCGATGCCGGCCTGATCGTCATCGTATCCTTCATCTCGCCGTTCAGCGCGGAGCGGCGCATGGCGCGCGAATTGATGGCCGAGGGCGAGTTCGTCGAGGTGTTCGTCGACACGCCGTTCGAGGAATGCGCCCGGCGCGATCCGAAGGGTCTTTACGCGCGAGCGCTGAGCGGCGAGATCAAGAATTTCACCGGCGTCGATTCTCCCTACGAGGCGCCGGAGAACCCCGAAATCCACCTCGAGACTCTCGGCAGGACGCCTGAGGAGATGGCGGAAGCCCTGGAACACTGGCTGACCGAGCGCGACATTGCCCAAGAGCAGTATGACAATGGCGGCGGTATCTGA